The DNA sequence GAAAATCTTATCAAAAATGCTGTTGATGCAATTGAGGAAAGCAAGGGAAAAGTCACCTTCTCATTGGCAAAGAAAGGTAACTCCATCATCATTGATGCGAAAGATACCGGCAAGGGAATCGAAATGTCGTTGAAGAAAGATATTTTTCGCCCCGGTTACAGTACCAAAAAACGTGGCTGGGGACTCGGACTCTCACTCTCTAAACGCATTATCGAAACATATCACAAAGGAAAACTATTCGTCAAGGAAAGCAAGGTAGGAAAAGGGACGACTTTCCGAATCAAACTCCACTCTTGATTTCGGATTGCGAATTGTCAATTGCGAATTAGTTTGGTAACTTTATATCAGCATTGTTAATTTTTACTTTTAAATTTTTAATTGATTACTATGAAACGCACTCCACACTTTCCCGACACATTGAAATTTTCATGCGAGTTCTGCGGCGAAGAAAACGTTGTCGAGTTTGACCCGACAGCAGGAGCACATCAAACGTTCACAGAAGATTGCGCTGTCTGTTGCCGACCGAATTCGGTTCGTGT is a window from the Ignavibacteriota bacterium genome containing:
- a CDS encoding CPXCG motif-containing cysteine-rich protein; translation: MKRTPHFPDTLKFSCEFCGEENVVEFDPTAGAHQTFTEDCAVCCRPNSVRVTVNEVTAELLVETEYEG